TTAACCATGGCGGGAATATGAGGCGCCATCTTCGGCTTCTGGGCGATGATCGTCGCGTCCAGGTTGCCGAGACGGTAGCCCGCTTCCTTGGCCAGCTTCCATACATGCAGCAGCAGCTTGTAGCTGTCCGCATCCTTATATTCCGCGTCGGTGTCCGGAAAATGCTTGCCGATATCGCCGAGCGCGAGCGCCCCCAAAATCGCGTCGCTGATTGCGTGCAGCAGCACGTCGGCGTCGGAGTGGCCGAGCAATCCTTTTTCATGCGGTATTTCAACACCGCCGATAATGCATTTGCGTCCTTCCACCAGTTGATGCACGTCAAAGCCTTGTCCTACCCGTATCACCTTGCATCCTCTCCCCTGACATTTTGCGCGATCCATTCGGCCCAAGGCAAATCCTCCGGCGTCGTGATCTTGATGTTATAATAGTCGGCTTCAACGACCTGAACCGGCGCACCGATCCGCTCCACCAGCGAAGCGTCGTCGGTACCGACGAAACCGTCCCGCTCCGCCTGCTCGTACGCCTGCTCCAGCAAAGAACGACGAAAAGCTTGCGGGGTTTGCATCGCCCACAAGCTTCGCCGGTCCGGCGTCGAACGGATGATGCCCGCACCGTCCACGATTTTGATCGTATCCTTCACCGGTACGGCCAGCACGGCCGCCCCGCACGCTTTGACCGTCTCCACGCAGCGCAAAATATGCTCCTTCGCTGCGAACGGGCGCACTCCGTCGTGGACGAGCACCCATTCGACCTGCTCCGGCAGCGCCTTAATTCCGGCATAAACGGAATGCTGCCTTTCGGCTCCTCCGGTTACGATTTGCGCCAGCTTGCCGATGCCGTACTGCGCCGCATATCCCGAGCATCTTTCGATATCGCCCGCTCCGGTCACGAGCACGATCGTATCGACCGCATCCAGCCGCTCAAACAGCTCCAGCGTATGTACCAAAATCGGCTTCCCCGCCAGCTCCAAATACTGCTTGCTTTCCGCGGCCTTCATGCGGGAGCCTTTTCCCGCCGCCACAATGACTACGCCCAGCTTCCCCATCGGTTCCCCTTCTTGTACCTGATCTATGGATGAAACGCTCATCCTCTTATCATACCGATTTTAGAGCGCTTTTTCCAATAGTTTCGGCTTGGCGAAAATCATCCGGCCCGCAGAAGTCTGCAGCACGCTGGTCACGAGCACATCGAGCGTCGTGCCGATAAATTCCCGGCCGCCTTCCACGACGATCATCGTCCCGTCGTCCAGGTAAGCGACGCCTTGGCCGTGCTCCTTGCCGTCTTTGATCACCTGTACGAGAATCTCCTCGCCCGGCAGTACGACCGGCTTCACCGCGTTGGCCAAATCGTTGATGTTCAGCACGGATACGCCCTGCAGCTCGCACACCTTGTTCAGGTTAAAGTCGTTGGTGATCACCTTGCCCTGCAGCACTTTCGCCAGCTTGACCAGCTTGCTGTCCACCTCGGAAATTTCGTCGAAATCCCCTTCGTAGATGAGCACCTTGACGTCGAGTTCCTTTTGGATTTTGTTTAAAATGTCAAGCCCCCGGCGGCCCCGGTTTCGCTTGAGCAGATCAGACGAATCGGCGATATGCTGCAGCTCTTCGAGCACAAATTCGGGAATGACCAGCGTCCCCTCAATAAATCCGGTTTTGCAAATGTCCGCGATGCGTCCGTCGATAATTACGCTCGTATCCAAAATTTTGTGTTCTTCGTATCCTTTCGCTTCTTTGTTGCGCTCTTTGGATACGCGATTTTTGGAAAGGATCGCAATAAGTTCATCTCGCTTGGAATAACCGAAACGGAAGCCCGCCACACTGAGTGCACCGGTCACTACAATATGCAGGATCACGCCGGACCATCCCGTAATATCGATGGATGCCAGCAGCATGACGGCGGCGAGCATCCCGATGACCATGCCGGCGGTTCCTGCCAGCAAATCGGAAATCGGCACTTTGGCGATCTGCTGCTCTCCCCGTTGAATCAGCTTGTACCCGGCGTGAACGGCCCAAGCGCTGACGATAAACCCGATTCCCCCGCCGATCAGCAGCGCCCAGAATGGAAAACCTTCCACCGGCATTTGCTCCACATTTTTCGAGGAACCCATCATACTGAATACCGGTTCGCTCCACGAATTACTCCACTCAAACCCAAGCACGCCCCCCATAATGGCAAAAATCATCTGTATCCATTTCTTCAACATGGGTTCACCTCCAGACCTTTTCGTTGTTGTTGAATTCATCTCGTTACAATTATGAACAAAAACTGGAATCGCTAAACAAACAAAAAAAGCATTTATTTTCTTTGTTCAAGAAAATAAATGCTTTTTATTTTCGCTTTGCGGTTTTATCAGAAACTTTCCGATTTTACCTCATCCGCGGACTTGTTTTTCCGTTTTCTGAAGAAAAACCGATCAACGTTTTTTTTTAAACCATAAAGCGCATAAATGACAAGCGGCACAAAAATCATTTTGGAAAGCATGCCCGGGAACAAGATGGCCAGCGCCACGGCAATGACGACCACGATTGGCGTAATCCAGATGGCTGCTTTCGGAATGCCGACTTTTTTGAAATTCGGGTATTTGACCGTGCTTACCATCAGGTAAGACAAGGCGAGCGTGCTGATCAAAAGCACCGTCGTGCCGAGCTGCTCATGAAATAAAGCAAGCGTACACAAAACGCCGCCTGCCGCCGGAATCGGAAGTCCGATAAAATAACCGGGAGTTCCGGCAATAACGTTAAACCGTGCCAGGCGAAGCGCCCCACAGATCGGGAATACCGCTGTGACAATCCAGGCTGCAGCCGCGTTGAGGCTTGTAAAAGCCGTGACGTACATGATAAAGGCCGGCGCTACGCCGAATGAAATGACGTCCGATAACGAATCGAGCTCTTTGCCGAACTCGCTCTGCGCATTCAGCGCGCGGGCGACACGTCCGTCCAAGCCGTCCAGCAGCATGGCCACGATGACCATAATCGCCGCAAGTTCCGGATTCCCGTTAAAAACGAGAATGATGGAGATGATTCCCAAAAATAAGTTCCCTACCGTAAACACGTTGGGAAGAGATTTTGTCAGCATGTAGTTATTCCACCTCTGGGTTTACTTTGCCCTAATACTCATCATTATATTAGACTATCCTCTCTTAGTATGCAAGCTAAATATGTCTGTCAATAAATACTTGATCCTGGATTCGTTTCAGCCCTTCTTTAATCGTTCTGGCGCGGACTTCGCCGATGCCGTCGACCTCATCCAGCTCCTCGATGGTAGCCATCATGAGCTGCGGCAGCTCCTCGAAACGTTCGACCAGATTGTGTATGATAAGGGACGGCAGTCGCGGAATTTTGTGCAGCACCCGGTATCCGCGGGGTGAAACGGTTTCTTCTCCGATGTTGTTCGAATGATGGTACCCCATCAGACGGACGATGTGGCTCGGATCGAGCAGCTCTTCGGAGGCTAGTTTTTTCAGCCCGTTCAGGATATCCTTCACCTTCTCGTCGCTGCCGTCCCGCGCATAGTCTTTGATCAGCAAATACGCTTCGTGTTCGGTATTGCCGACAAGCTCCTCGAGCTGCATGCTGATAAGCCTGCCCTCCGAGCCGAGCTCGTTAATGTACCGCTTGATTTCCGCCTTGACGCGCAGCACCATCTCCACCCGCTGGACGACGCTGACGACCTCGTGCAGCGTGACGAGCTCCTCGAATTCCGATGCTCCGAGGTTGG
The window above is part of the Paenibacillus hamazuiensis genome. Proteins encoded here:
- the ispD gene encoding 2-C-methyl-D-erythritol 4-phosphate cytidylyltransferase, whose translation is MGKLGVVIVAAGKGSRMKAAESKQYLELAGKPILVHTLELFERLDAVDTIVLVTGAGDIERCSGYAAQYGIGKLAQIVTGGAERQHSVYAGIKALPEQVEWVLVHDGVRPFAAKEHILRCVETVKACGAAVLAVPVKDTIKIVDGAGIIRSTPDRRSLWAMQTPQAFRRSLLEQAYEQAERDGFVGTDDASLVERIGAPVQVVEADYYNIKITTPEDLPWAEWIAQNVRGEDAR
- the disA gene encoding DNA integrity scanning diadenylate cyclase DisA, which encodes MSREESKKDVMSQLLQLVAPGTPFREGLENVLRAKTGGLIVVGYSPEVMEIVDGGFSINCDFSPNYLYELAKMDGAIILSEDVKRILYANTQLIPDPSISSSETGIRHRTAERVAKQTGKLVVSISQRRNVITLYQGNLRYALKDIGVILTKANQAIQTLEKYKSVLDQALTNLGASEFEELVTLHEVVSVVQRVEMVLRVKAEIKRYINELGSEGRLISMQLEELVGNTEHEAYLLIKDYARDGSDEKVKDILNGLKKLASEELLDPSHIVRLMGYHHSNNIGEETVSPRGYRVLHKIPRLPSLIIHNLVERFEELPQLMMATIEELDEVDGIGEVRARTIKEGLKRIQDQVFIDRHI
- a CDS encoding PIN/TRAM domain-containing protein, coding for MLKKWIQMIFAIMGGVLGFEWSNSWSEPVFSMMGSSKNVEQMPVEGFPFWALLIGGGIGFIVSAWAVHAGYKLIQRGEQQIAKVPISDLLAGTAGMVIGMLAAVMLLASIDITGWSGVILHIVVTGALSVAGFRFGYSKRDELIAILSKNRVSKERNKEAKGYEEHKILDTSVIIDGRIADICKTGFIEGTLVIPEFVLEELQHIADSSDLLKRNRGRRGLDILNKIQKELDVKVLIYEGDFDEISEVDSKLVKLAKVLQGKVITNDFNLNKVCELQGVSVLNINDLANAVKPVVLPGEEILVQVIKDGKEHGQGVAYLDDGTMIVVEGGREFIGTTLDVLVTSVLQTSAGRMIFAKPKLLEKAL
- the pssA gene encoding CDP-diacylglycerol--serine O-phosphatidyltransferase, producing the protein MLTKSLPNVFTVGNLFLGIISIILVFNGNPELAAIMVIVAMLLDGLDGRVARALNAQSEFGKELDSLSDVISFGVAPAFIMYVTAFTSLNAAAAWIVTAVFPICGALRLARFNVIAGTPGYFIGLPIPAAGGVLCTLALFHEQLGTTVLLISTLALSYLMVSTVKYPNFKKVGIPKAAIWITPIVVVIAVALAILFPGMLSKMIFVPLVIYALYGLKKNVDRFFFRKRKNKSADEVKSESF
- the ispF gene encoding 2-C-methyl-D-erythritol 2,4-cyclodiphosphate synthase — encoded protein: MIRVGQGFDVHQLVEGRKCIIGGVEIPHEKGLLGHSDADVLLHAISDAILGALALGDIGKHFPDTDAEYKDADSYKLLLHVWKLAKEAGYRLGNLDATIIAQKPKMAPHIPAMVKRIAEGLEAETSQVNVKATTTEQLGFTGRGEGIAAQAVVCLLKDVLS